The region GAACACAGATCTAGAGCACTGACCAGCTCCAGCAAGCTTCTGGCAAACAGCAGAATTAGAGCAGACATATCAACGATGCCTGGTTGGTGATCCGGCCAAGACTTTCTCCCAGCAAAAGATAAGGCAGGAAGATTTTAAGCTACaattatttaggaaaaaaaaaaacctttttcaaaTAGGAGTGAcattttttacatatatacacacataccttaGAAAATAACTCAAGAGTCATCTTTTGGCATGCTTTCTCATACGGGTCTTCTGGAAACAGTTTCTTCCCAGGATATGCCTCGTCCAGATACTCACAAATGATGTTAGATTCGTAGATCAATTGACCCTGACTATTTTCCACAACTGGCACCAGACCAAGAGGACTCTTTGTAAAGAACCACTCAGGTTTATCTTTCAGGTTGATATTGATGACTTCATGCCTGAAAGACAtacaaaagaatcttcttttttttccccctgtatttttgagacaagttcttgctgtgcagtccaggctggccatgggttcaaaatcctcctgcctccgtctcctgagtgctgggattataaatgtacaccaccatgcccagttcatTGCCTGAACTTCTGAAGAAACCAGTTAATCAGACCTCAATTTTAGGAACCAAATCTGCCTTGCTTCTCTCaatattcattttctgttttaagaATTTGACTATTTAGATACCTCCAATAGGTGGGATCATGCGGCATTTATCTTTCAAGTGTGATTTCACCTAGTATGTCCTCAAagcccatatatatacatatgtatatatgtacacatatgtatatgtatatattgccaCATATTGCAGAATTTCCTTTTTATAGAGGAAATAGTATGTTTCTTTAACATGAACGGATATTGACATTATACTGTTGTGAATACTGCTGTATTGAACACAAGAGTGCTAATATCATTAACTTCATATGAAGCAACAAATTGAGTTGTATCCACTTCATACATCCAATTGTGTGAAAATTACTTTTGTTTGACTCATTTTGAGAATATGAATAAAACCTGGCTTTTCATGAAGAtagtaagaaatgttaaaatgccATTCACAAAATAGTTTGAAATTAAATCCTCATGTGTTGATGTGTTCTTTTTAAGTGttgcacatttttttaaaaacctacaaAGTAagccaaaaggaaggaaaaaagcagCTGAAGTTAGGCTATATTTCAAATGTAATTATATCTTCCTTGTATGATTATACAGGAAATCAGAATGTCACATATTATTAAATTGAGCTGTCTGTCAAAGCTGGATTCATGTCCAATTGAACAGATTACTTAATGTAATCTATACAGACacctttttccttcccattttccaTCTATAGTAGTAGTTAAGAAATTTACTTTGAAGGTCTAAATACACAATTCCTCATGGAAACAAATGGCTAACCAATTTGAATACTAGATACAACCCAgccactgaccaaaaaacaacaacaaaccaaataaCCACAACAAAACCCACAAGACCTCCCCTTGCCAAATGATCAACATTTCTGAAATTTTATACCATGAAAACACTGAAGGGGGAGTGTGGACTTTTTCAATCAAGAAGCCTCTCACTGCACACATTTTGATATAGTTTGGCATTTCGAGCCAATGGCCAGGATTTAAAAGACACCGTGTACAGAAAACTGTTTGGCTAGGTTACAGCATGTGGTAAAGTTCTGGTACTTCATCAACCACAGTGAGGTTCAAAGTGAAAATTGACCCATGAACATAGTGGAGGTACTTCTCCCATGGGAGCCTTTCTCCACATTATTATggtaaaataatttcaattttcctTTAGGAGACCATTCTAGTGAGATTGCTAACTTCAATCTAGAGCTCCAGAGAGAGGGATATAACCTAGGACTTTGTACCCGTGACCAGCCCTGCCCTACTCCTGGACTTTGCCATTCTGTGAGTATAAGAAAtgtcttgaaaacaaaaaccctattTGAATTTATCATTGCAATTTCAGTTCTGATTAATGCCACAAATATTACAGTGTTTGCTGGGTGCAGATGGCccatagcctgtaatcctagctactcaggaggctgatatataaggatcacagtttgaagccagcctgggcagaaaactcccagccactcaaaacccagaagtaatgctgtggcttaagtggcagagcacgagccttgagcacaaaggtactcagggactgcacccaggccctgagtgcaagctccacaaccagggggaaaaataagtgtgtgtgcatgcacgcacacttTACATAAGCATTACTAAACAGTGAATGTTTTTATATGCGTTCAGAAGCATACTTTCATCTAAATGAGATGTAAGTCGGTGAAGCCATAGCTAATCcaaaaatactttgttttctttaggcTGCGTCTTGCACTTAATGACTGCATAATTCCCCCTTTAGAAGACTAAAATCGGTGTACTCTAAGCACATAGAAAATTTCCTAAGAACGGGATTTTTGAAACTCCTGTACATACTGCCACGACCACAAGTATCTAAAATTCCTAGGGTCATGAGGAGAGAAGTGGTTCCTTGGATCCTGGgtatcagaaaaaaaagccaaggaacttGCCCACAATTTCCAACAATGGGGTTTTCCAACAGACAACTGTCTAGGCATAGACACCTTTTATGTAACTAAAGCAACAAGCCCATCTGCCAGGAGGCGCACACTGGTTACACTGCTGGGTTTTGTCCCAACTCTACCAAAGGTctctaccaccccccccccccccctcactcccACACACAGAGGAACAGCAAGACAAGAACAGAGGAGCCACTGGGATAAATATCAAGAACACCAGGCCAGGAATCCAGGAGGCAGAGTTAAGATCGTTGGTGGTCTTAACCCAAGCGTGATCTTGACCGAGTCTTGAGTCCCTAACTTTCCTTCCATGTCAGTTTTTCCAATTCCTAAAAGGGtggacaggaagtagagctgtggctcaagctctgggacagcgcccaggccctgagttcaggactgacatttaaaaaaaaaagacaaaacaacctccctccctccgcacAAAATGGTTGAATAATCCAAACAAACCGTCCTGGACTGCTGGCGCCGGAGGGTTTGTAACTTGCTGTTCCTCACACAAAGCTGAGACACGTTTTCTCTgacaaacaaagcaaacaaccCAAACTTCCAAGGATCCTGTTCCGAGATCCCAGGCCACTGGCCATGCGgagggtttggggtgggggtggggggtccccacTCCTCAGTCCTCACCCGATCCCCTTGGCCCGCAGCACCAGCAGAATCCTCTGAGCGAACGGGCAGAACCTCATGCTGTAGACGCGGATCTTGCCATTGGGGACAGGCCCCGGGGGCGCGCTGCCTGccagggacaagagaaggaggtgaCAATCGGGAAAGTGGtgggcagccccccaccccacccccagactcCCGTCGCCCCCCGTCGCCCTCACCAGCCGCTTCCCCGCTTCCCCACTAGAGAAGCCATGGGACACCGTGACCGTCCCCCGGGCGGGCAGGCCTCACCCTTCCGCAGGCTCCGCGCTGACTCCGTGGACATCGCTGCGCGGCAAGCACTCAGGCGCCACCGGCTCTAAGGACTGGGGCGATTCAGGAAGTCGGTAGCTGCTCCCTCTCTCGCTATCTCGGGGTCTCCCTCCCCCAAAGTCACTCCAAAGTTCCTGCCCCCGGGCTGCCGCCAGCTCCGCCCCAATATGTGTTCCCAGTGCTTAAAGAGAACGCGTGGCGCGCGGGGCTCGCTGAGCTCTAGGTGCCCGGGAGCAGCAGAGCGCACGGCACCGCGTGTTTCCCACGCTGGCCCCAGACGCGCGCGGCACACCTGAGCGCCTTCAGGGTCACTGGGTggaggacccctccccccccccccccaactggagTCACTCCATCCCTGGGCCCAACCCTCCGGGCTTTGTGGGACAGCACAGGCAACACCACAGAGGACTGTAGTGCCTGGACCTACCTCTGGCCTGGGGATACTGGGCCCTCAGGGAAATGCACAGAAGAAATTCAGAATGCTCGGAACCAACCCTACCCAATGATCTCCCAAGGAACGGGGTCTCCAGACCACCCTGCCCTGGCCCTGATCTCCCTAACACAATCAACACGATTTTGCAGGGCACCCTTGCACTGGATGGTGGCAGGCACTGCCCCTCCCAGACTTCAGGACCTGTGGCTGGTTTTCCAAGGGCAGCTTCTGTTCTCATCCCTGGCTTGCTGGAGGTTGCCCAGCTACCTGCAgacacttccttttcttttcttttttctgtcaggACACATTTTTAACCACAGCAAAGGGTATATTTTTACCTCGAAATGGTGTACTGCTTTCAAAAATCTATTACACACGAGTGGgatttttgtgtgtctgtttctctgtgttttgttattgttgtttggcaCCAactccagcccccccacccccagtctttcAGACTATAATCTTATACATTCTGCATAGGGAGTGACAGGCATGCTTTTTattagctcaggctgaccttgaactcatgattctcctgcctctgcctcctgtgtgTTGGCATtgcaggttggttttttttttttttttttttttttggccagtcctgggcttgaactcagggcctgagtactgtccctggcttcttcccgctcaaggctagcactctgccacttgagccacagcgccacttctggccattttctgtatatgtggtgctgggaaattgaacccagggcctcatgtatactaggcaagcactcttgccactaggccatatccccagcctgtcatTGCAGGTTTGTTTATTACCATGTTTTCAAACAGAAAGTCCTAGTAAGGGCATGAGCTCCAATTTAAGAAGTAAGCTCAAATAGCCAGATTTAACTTAGGGTCAGAAATGAGAGGCTTTGGGGCATCAGGACATGCATAAGGAAAAAGACTATCCAAGGATTTGCTTTATCTGCTGTATCTGAAAGATGGTAAACTCCTGTGCCATTTATGAAGGGGTATGCTTGTTTATTCTAGTGGGCTCTGTTATTagaggggcagagaaagaaagaggtaaTAAGCCCTCCATCTTGGAGTTTGCTTCCCCTCTTCCATCCTGGATCCTCCAGTGTTAGCTTACTAAGACTATGGGAACAAAGTACTAGAGTGGCTTAACTAGCAAAAACTTATCTCACAGTTCTAAAGGCCAGAAGCCCCGAGTGAAGTTGTGTGTGGGGAAGCTTTCTTCTGAACTATGAGGGGGAAATTTTCCCTTTGGTGCACCCTCGTCTTCTGGCAGATCCACGCAATCTGTGGTGGCCCTTAAGTGCAGGACCACCTCTCCATCTCTGCCTACATCTTTCCACAGCATCCTCCCATACTCATGTCCATGCAAATGTATGCTTTTTTTGTCAATATACCAGTCACACTGAGATAGGGTCATAATCCAATATGGCCTCATCTTAACTACTCATATCTGCACCAATCCTTTTTCCAAATAATGCCCCATGCAAAGATAGTGAGAATTAGAATGTCAATGTATGAAGTTCAGGGAACACAATTCAACCCACAGCCACCCCTAATGAGCCTGCATTTCAGTTCCTTTATCTGTAAATGAAATAGTGAAAATATCATGCCCCCAATATACAGTTTGAGGAATTATTAAATTAGTTAATATGTAAAAAGCATTTGAACACTACTTGGCATAGAATAAGTGTTATATTAGTGGTCATCGTCATTGTCACCATAGTAGTAGTATTTCTTT is a window of Perognathus longimembris pacificus isolate PPM17 chromosome 2, ASM2315922v1, whole genome shotgun sequence DNA encoding:
- the Gsto1 gene encoding glutathione S-transferase omega-1, with protein sequence MSTESARSLRKGSAPPGPVPNGKIRVYSMRFCPFAQRILLVLRAKGIGHEVININLKDKPEWFFTKSPLGLVPVVENSQGQLIYESNIICEYLDEAYPGKKLFPEDPYEKACQKMTLELFSKVPSLVVSFIRGQNKEDCSGLKEELRKHFSKLDEVLTRKKTTFFGGNSVSMIDYLIWPWFERLEPLELTECVSHTAKLKLWMTATRKDPIVSAFLIEPKSYQGFFHLYLQNSVEACDYGL